In the Ricinus communis isolate WT05 ecotype wild-type chromosome 3, ASM1957865v1, whole genome shotgun sequence genome, cgtaaattaaaatagtatatGTGAAGGAATTTTGGCAacgaagaaaagagaaaaaaaaaaaaaaggaaatggcACACCAATCATTTTGAGCTATTGTGATTAAATTAAACTCTTATacagaaatttaaatttatatgtaggGTGAAAATGAGCCGAGCCGATTTGAATACGTCGTTGTACAAGCTCTATTCGATGAAATGATATTAGTAGTCAATATCAGTTTGAGTTCAAGATATTTTAAACGAGCTCAAACGAGTTAAAAAATGAGCCGAGCCCAAAATCAAGTTTGAACCGTTTagaatagtaatatttttaaaatattttacttatttttaatataaataaggataaaaaattatcaataaggaaactaataagaaaaaaactacaaaaaataataagtgcaaaaagattaaaaaaaactatttaaaaattaaataagagtATTTTACTttactgaaaataaataaaaaatttaatttgtaaaaaaaattattatatgccatattttttttcaaactttagttcataaaagaaaattataaatttttatataaatatgagtttataaaaaatatatcataagtaaatataaaatttctattttgatttataagagatttgtttgactttatttttatgtaaaattttaatttaaaaaatgtatatatatatatatatatatatatatatatatatatataatattatatcgTTATAGACAAGATTTCGGAtaatattatgtaaatataaaatttctattatatcGTTATATCAAATTCagtttaaattcttaattaatttaaaaataagaacaaaatttCGGATCATTAAGCTAATAAACAAGCCAAATCCGAATCAAGTTAAAACCGTTTTACAACTctatttatatgttttcttGTGATTCTTTTACAAGAAAGAAAGCTGCCAACATAATATTATACTTATTGAAGAAGCTTGAAATCTAATTCAAGGAGAATCAAAGCTAatctattttcatttatataagCCTACAATGATGAGTgacaatatattatattagacctatcaatttcaaaatggccataacaatcaaattaaattcttcTGAAGTACCTcttcttgtaattttttaaatttttttattggccccactgatatttataattatatttaattttcaaattttttatgaatttaccTATGATGTCtattaatcattttatttttaattcttagtgtttttttttttttatattgtcatcatttcttttagcttttgttattttttatatttatttttaattcatggTAAAATTATATACCTGTACAAAATAAGTAATCCAATCCAGGACCCAACTCAGAAAACAGATGGCACctccataataataataataataatcaaggCAGGTAAAACAGTTAGTAACCTGTTATCAGGACGAATGATGAAAGCTGGTGGAGGTGAAGGCCTTGCACTGTTGCTTCCTTGACTAGCAATCTCACCCCTAATCCCACTCCCTGGCTCATTCCCAAGCAGAGATAGGATCCTTCTCCATGTTTGCTTGTCTTCCACCTCTAACTGATGActtccaccaccaccacctcttcttctttgtcctCCATCCATATGGGTGTTTGTGCTAATGATGACGATGATGAATCACCACCACCCACCGTTCTAACCCAAACACTTAAAGCTTGTGTGAAATGAAACAACAGATCtaagaaaattaagtgacAGAGTTAATGTTTAATGATAAAAAGCCGAAGAATATGTTTACTATTGCTTGTGATAGTTTCTTTTTGACAATGGTGGCACTCTGGCTGTGATTTTTTTGCCTTTTCAATATGCCAAATTCCTACACTTGAGTGAACATTTGCTAAGCATAATAAACTGCAATTTTGTGAATATGAATTGCCTAAAGTAAGATAAttgaattgaagaaaatcaaatattaccgaattctaaataaaattaaaataattgaactgaaaaactaaattttatattaatataaataaaaccaaatcaaataactaaaattaaaaaaaatatccaaCCAAAGAAATTGAATAACAAAAGTTcactttaaataattaaatattttataatttttatttaatatttttattaataaataacaaaacctcagttatttcaatttattcaGTTGGTCAAATTTCttgatttcaaaaatcaaattgaagaaaaatagctttagtttttaacaaaattagacagaattaattattaaatataataggTCATTCTTATTTCCAGCTAATAAAGTGGATAGTGATTTGATTACAggttgataaataaatatattttaatttaaataaaaaaattaaatttgagtctttttcgatttattttatatattatatatattttaatttaaataaaattttaaatttgagtctttttcaattttatatatatatgtataaagtGTACAATGATGGAATTTACAACAGTACAAGGAGAATCTTGTGCCGGgaataagaataagaatagTACATTTGGTTCTCAATAATTAGTGGGTTCAACAGTTACCAATCACAATCTTTACAAAGTTACTAGGTATATAATATGATTGAGttttttctctatataatACTTGAAATatcctaaaattaatatattaatgtaaattttttcaaaaatattatcttataattttttaatttacggtataattattttatttaattattttttaattattttatcaaaagaatagtaaaaaactaacaaagatcgtatttttttaaaaattaaaaatcatattttaatattttaacaaaaaaattaaaaatcatatttttgatactttaataaaataaaaataaaaagaataaaaagaataaaaacataggctttctttataatttttccaTAGAATATATGAATCAGACAGTTGTATGGTTGAAGCCAAAATTAGAATATTGTAATTTTTGCCATTGAATCTTTGGATTGACATGCAATTTCTTTACAAAAATGGTAAAAAGATGCTACCAAATTTGGGCTTTGAAGCTACAGAGAAGCATGTGCATGGGTTAATTTGGTAAGTTAAAGgcaatatttacttttaagttgtttgttgtgctttttaattttaatttaggaCTAATAAACTTTcaataacaacaaaaataaatatacaagaattcagtataataaaataagaatttaaaaattcaatagaATCAAGCTAAAAAATTCAGAGATTCAATAATGAATATTactgtaattaatttaattttttaatcctaatagaattaattagtgattaatTTAATCCTATCACGAAATTCTCAAAAGGGTTGGTAGAAAATTCTCACTTTCTTCTTAAACCTGCATGTAAAGAAcaaaatcatttcaaaacctGCATCATTTCTTAAACCTAAAATTGattctaattttaacaaaaatctTTAAACTATATCagaaaaaattcaaaagaaaaatattattctaaaaataacattgaacttatattaaatattaacttataaaGTTTTCCAAGGCCACAAGCATTTGTGACAGAAGACTACTGGCCTTTGAAATCAATGTATCAAAGTATTTGGAGGCCCTCATCAATTGTAATATTTGCAATGATAATGCcaccaataaaaatattagagcaTCAGATGGTATAAatgaagataaaaataataaagaataaaataaataaataagtagaaATTCAAAGTGAAATAAACATGTAGatctataaataataacagCTGAATTAAAATCTCAAGTGGTTGatatccataaaatttatttgtaaatttaaaatttatgtgctTTAAATAacgtaaaattaatttaaaattctacataatcaaatttgtataaaactgattatagttaaactaaattctaaccaaaataaaaataaaataaaatttccatatgaattatatattaataagttaatatattttataatataaaaatatattttttaattttattattctcattttattttatttttctcaaaatgaaataaattacatagcataaaaaagaataaaaacttcaaaaattattttaagtagGAGATAGAAGAGACACATTAATCTCAAGATAATGCATGGTCACAAAAGCCTGTTTCTTTCTTGCTATAAGAATTTGTTAGTTTCTTTCATCTTCGAGCTAATTGTAAAGCTTTCcctctaaatttttattatttttcaccttgaaaagaaaaaagaaatggcacgagatttttaaaatatgaacgAGAGAAGAGAGAGACTTTAGTTCTTTAACtattataaaaagagaaaataaaataaaataattatttaatcttaCCTAGAgaataagttaaaaattattgttagAAAAACAGAGTATTGCTAGCATTTCTCTTGTTTGATACGCTATACTTTGTTTTCTAGTTCTCTTTATTTCTCTTCCCGATTAGATTCGGAAGAAAGCTGCGACTTTTCGGCAAAGAAAATGAACATCTACTACAACTGCCTGCTCTCTGCCAAATCCAGCGTTTCTTGTTGCTGTCCTTTGAGTTTTGAACATTTCAACCCTCGATAAGTCCTGATCACTCTCCAAGTTTAAATGTTCAGCTTACCTGCTTTCTTCTCTAGATATTTGCGAAAGTACCAAACTCATAATTCTTGTATCCTTTCATAAATTCTGCTTATCCCCTATTCTGGTTCAGTTCAGTTCAGTTTTCAGTAAGCAAAACCTGGTTAATCAAGATTTTCAGACATACAGAATTTGCATCTCTAGAGAATTATTTCTCCACACTTATGCTATTATGCTACTCTTTGATGCTCTATTCAGTCATGGTTGCAAGATACTCTAATGTAGATAGTCAGGTATAAAGATGAGCATTACTCTAATGCAACTAAAGTCAACCcaaacatatttatatatatatgaccaTCATTTTCCCACACTTTAAAGAACACTGGAATTCATAAcaaactctttttctttatatacgCCACAATATTGAATGAATAGGTTGCTTTGAGTCTATCTCTTAAGATGGTCAATAGGCTACTGGCATCCCTGTGCTATACATATTTAGGAGGGGGAATGAAAAGAAGGAACTGAAGGAGATGTATTGCCCAACAAGGACGCTGAAATAATTTATGCAGTTTGAGTTACGCGCTACAGCATCCAAAATAGAACAATAATTTGTCTTACTCAGAAAATTACTTTGGCAAATATCACTGACCAAATCTGATTAGATTCGTATACATTCAGAAAGGATGAACACGGCCTTACACCAGCTTATTCATCCTTTCTTAGGAGAGGCTGCGAGTCTAGTATACATTCTAGCCATGGACTGAAAACCTCTGATATCACCAGATCGAAGAAGATTGCCTGTACAAGAGTGGTCGGTAAGAAGAAACATCTTCAACAgatacacaaaaaaaaaaaaagtacatCCATGATGCAAACTCAagtatatgaattaattagtcaaagataaaaaatgaaaCCCTCATTAATCCCTTAATCTCATAGCTCTCAAGAAAAATACGAGTTCTTCAGAACTAGGCTTGATAGCCTCAGCTATAGCAGGTTGTCTTCTAGAGGTGTAAAATTCAACTAGTAATTCACATGGTATGccaaaactgaaacaaaacACCACCAATGACCATGCCTTTTACAGTCCTACCCTATGCCACCCCCCTGTTGTAGCCTGTAACTCTAGCCACGCACCTCGCAAAGCAGCAATATTGATGACGAGGGGAATTAGGATAAGTACACATGGTAAGGCAATAAAGATGGAGAAACTGAGAAGAGACATTTTCAAAGTTTTAGCAcactttattaaaaatagtttaattcctcagtttcctttttatttcCCATTCCGATGTTCTGTTGTATAATCTCTATAAAAAGATGTCCTGCAATCCGCATGTTCACACCATTTCAAACTAACACATGAAATTAGATGGATCCTTGCCTTCTAAACTAAAGATTCCTATCTGATTCCTCATAAACCCAAATTGTTGAAACAGAAAAGAATTGAACATTAATCAACTTACCGGAATCACAATTTAAAGGGCTATCAGGTTCGGGATGGGCCATCAAAGCGATTATAGCCCTGCAAACAGACTGAAGCGTCCAAGCTGGACTCCAAGCATTCTTCAAGATATCAAGGCATATCTCTCCTGTCTGCCAGAGAAATTATTCATAAAGTGATTCATACTCAGTCAACTACCTCAGATGAGTTACACACCAGCAAAGATTTGAGCGCCACCTCAAATCTATGTGACACAACCAAATACAAGTTAAGGGAATAACCAGGGCCAGCTCACAGGTTTCCAAACGttaatcataataaatatacaaaagaGATAATGCATCCATGAGATTAAGCCACCATACCATATAACTCATACCTTAAAATGCACATTTGGATGAAATATTTTTGTCAAAAATCGCACTTGTGGAGGTTGCAGAGGATACTGTTCTGGAACAGAGAAGGCAAGCTGGAAGACTCCACCCTCATACGGTGTTTCTGTTGGTCCCTATAGACAAAAACACAGACAAGATGAACCTAATTCAGCAACTCAACAGCCACTTCTCTCCCTaagcagaaaaagaaaaaaaaacccaaccTTAATAAGTGCATTCCACTTAAAAATGTTGGAATCATCGCAGACTAGTTGAATATCAGGATCTGCAGTTTTCTCTCGCTGTACCTCTTTGTACTCCTTAAATAGCCTTGCCCTTGATGCCTGCAAACATCACAAGACACAAAGCAATATCAATGAACCAAATCAATCAAGGGAAGACGAAACAAATTCAAAGACCACACCAATTTGTTAAACCACCATCACTGCCCTAGAACCctatcaatataaataaacaagaagAATCAGGCTCCTCTGTACAGAGATTATCAAACCTATACTTTCAGTGATTAAACCCTAAAAACCCTCAATCGATCCAATACAATCCGGTCAAAAGTATCCAATTATCTTTCCAACCCAATTTTCTGCTGATACAAATGCTTACCACATCAAAACAGCAAACCAAAGAGAAACCCAATACTGCAAATTAGGTTAAATCTAACAAATCGAACCAACAGGGTAAACAAACACGAATATTTGCGCAATAGATTAACACGCAAAGATGGCCAGAACACTAAATTAAACAGACCCTTTATCAATGATCTACATCATATGCACagaatcaaaaattaaaatcaaatcaaaacccAAACGCACCGACCATCAAGATAGACGAGAGAAGATGCTATAGATTGAGAAGCGTAATTGATCGCCGGCTTTTGCTAGAGCGATTAGATCAGTTGAAGGGAAGCAGAAGGCTGAGATTAGATAGTGAATGATGACACAGCGGTTTAATCAATGTAGCGGATAATTTACGactaaattttcaatttgcCCCCTGAACAATGTAGCCAGGCCTAATTCAGCTCAACAATAACTTTTCTTGACTATTTTACCCAGAACATTTCAATTTATAGCCAATTTAGCTTATTGTACGGCCTCTACCTCGCCATTCGCACCACTCTAtaagcaaataataaaaatttaattatttatattaaataagaacatcaaccataatatttttttgaaaaggaaaaatataatatccgaaattttttcttttaacaataataataataataataataactaataaggattgtgatgatgataataataaaactagaagttttaaaatttaatgtatgTGATTAGagtaaagaattttattttttaaattggatAAATTATGACAGATTATTGATGAGATCCTATTCTAAA is a window encoding:
- the LOC8280419 gene encoding protein PEROXIN-4 → MASRARLFKEYKEVQREKTADPDIQLVCDDSNIFKWNALIKGPTETPYEGGVFQLAFSVPEQYPLQPPQVRFLTKIFHPNVHFKTGEICLDILKNAWSPAWTLQSVCRAIIALMAHPEPDSPLNCDSGNLLRSGDIRGFQSMARMYTRLAASPKKG